The DNA region ACTGGGGCGCGCCGGGTGTTGCGCGGCGGCTCGTGGTACTTCCCTTCGACTTCGCTCAGGGCAGGCGTTGCTGACTGCTGCCGTTCCGCCAACCGCAGCGGCAACGATCCCGACTACGGGGACAACAACAGCGGTTTCCGCCCCGCAAAGTAAAATAATTACACTATACCCACTTTCGTTTGCAACAATAATCTGCTTCACTCAGTGCAGGCTTTTTACACTTTAACCCTTTTGCGTTTTTACAACATAGCCCAGCCGTTATTTATCCGCCGTAGTTTTAACGTAGGAGGAACGGCTGGGCTATGGAAAAAATATTTATGAAAACCCACAACAACCTTTACGCAAATATTTGCGATTTTGAGAACACTTCGGCAGGGCTTCGACCAGGCTCAGCCTGGCAGCTCAGTGCTGGCCTGTGGCTGGAGAACTTTAAAACTCAACCCCTTGAACCCCTTCTCTTGCAAGAGAAGGGGACGGGGGATGAGTTCGGGGTGGGCGTTGTGTCTCTCCTTAACCCAGCCCTTATTTATCCGCCGAAGCTTTAGCGTAGGAGGAAGGGCTGGGTTAAGAATGGACGCCACAAGCTAAAAGAGGCCATTCATGGCCTTATAGAGCAATGAGCGAAGATACTCCTGTCAAAATTCCCCCGCAACCCGTCTTGAATCAAGGACGGGTTTTCTTTTCTTGACACACCGTAAAAGCTCAAGTATAATCCATACCATGCGGATAGTTTTCATAGGCACTCCGGCCTTCGCCGTTCCCACCCTGGAGGCCATTCATCAAAAGGGACACGAGATCCTGGCGGTCTTTGCCCAGCCGGATCGTCCCTCGGGCCGGGGCCGTAGCATTGCCTTTTCCCCGGTCAAACAAAGGGCTCTGGAACTCAATCTGCCGGTTTGCCAACCGGCGACATTAAAAACACTTCCAACCCATTCGGGCGAAGGACATGCCAGCCATACTCAGGGCGGGCCGATTCAAACTATTTCAAACCTCAAGCCCGATGTCTTGGTAGTCGTAGCCTATGGACTGCTGCTTCCCCAAAACATTCTGGATATACCGAAACACGGCGCGGTAAACCTGCACCCTTCGCTGTTGCCAAAATACCGGGGGGCGGCGCCCATCAACTATGCCTTGCTTAAAGGCGATAAGGTGACCGGGATCACCAGCGTCCTGATGAACAGCAAAATGGATGCCGGGGACATCATCCTGCAGGAGGAAGCGCCTATCGAAGCCGATGAGAACGCCGGGGAACTGGAGTCCAGGCTGGCTAAGCTGGGAGCGGATCTCATTGTCCGAAGCTTGGAAGTTATGAAAGCGGGGAGGCCAGAATTTAGAAAGCAGGATGAGTCTCTGGTCACCTTCGCCCCTAAGCTTTCCCCGGCCGACGGGCAAATTGACTGGAAACGCACATCCGCAGAGATCCAAAACCAGGTGCGCGGAATGACGCCCAAACCCGGGGCCTTTGCCATGTTCAAAGAGAAAAGGCTGGAGATACTGGAAACACGCCCGGAAAACGGAAAACGGAAAACGGAAAACGAATCTTTGCCGGGCAGGATAGTGTCGGTTGGAAAAGACAAGGGGCCGGTGATTAAAACCGGCGACGGGGCTGTGATCTTGCTGAAAGTCAAGCCCCAGGGTAAAAAGGAAATGAGCGGCAGGGCTTTCGTCAACGGCTACCGGATCGCTCCGGGACAGTCTCTGGGCCAATAGGCTGAAGCGCTCAATTACTTTTTTCTTTACTACATTACTGCCTGTTTCCACTCTAATACTTTGCAACAAATGTCCAACGATAAAAAAATATTCTTAAGCCTTTCGCTGTTAAGCCTGCTGCTGCTGGCCGGGGCGGTGGCTGCCCTGTTCTGGTTAGTGGTGCCCAGGCTGCAGCAGCTGGGCGGTTGGCTGTTCTACGTTGCGGTCATTGCCGCAGTGCTGTTCCTGCTGGTGGTAAGCGGGGGGCTGTTCCTGCTATTCCTGTCGGCCATCACCGAGAAGGACTTTCTGTTCCCCCACGGCAAGAAACAGGTTACGGTCAAGGTGCTGTATCCCATCAACCTAATGCTGGGATATCTGCTGGGGATCGGCCGGGAGAAGATCGGGGAATCGTTCGTAGCCTTCAACAATGCCCTGGTGCGGGCTTCCCGCAAGCGGCTGGATCCGGCCCGGATCCTGATCCTGCTGCCGCATTGCCTGCAGCTGGCCGACTGCCCCCACCGGGTAACGTCTGATATCAAGAACTGCCAGCGCTGCGGGAAATGCCCCCTGGCCGGTCTGGCCGGAATCGCCGGGGAGACCGGAGCGCAGATCTCGGTGGCCACCGGAGGCACCCTGGCCCGCCGGGTGATCGTGGAAACCAGGCCCACCGCCATTCTGGCCGTGGCCTGCGAACGGGACATGGTCTCGGGCATCCACGACGTCTATCCCATCCCGGTCTACGGCATCTTGAACCAGCGGCCGCACGGCCCCTGCCGCAATACCCAAGTGGGTATGGATCAGGTGGTCCAAGGGCTTTCGGTGCTGCTGGGACGGGAGGCAAAGTGGAATCAAGGGAAATAGCGCTGAAAGTGCTGTCCAAGGCTGACACCGACGTGTCCTATTACGATCAGGCCCTAAAAAAGTATTTGGATGATAGCCAGCTATCGCTGCCGGACCGGGCCCTGGCCCACGAGCTGACCGCCGGGGTGCTGCGCCACCGGATGTGGTTAGACTGGGTGCTGGATCAGTCGCTCACCAAAGGGATGAAGTCGCTGACCCCCTGGGAACAGAACATCCTGCGCCTGGGATTGTATCAGATCGCAAAACTGGACCGGATCCCGCCTTTTGCCGCGGTGAACGAAAGCGTGAACCTGTCAAAACGCTACGGCCGCAAAAGCACAATTGGCTTGACAAATGCGGTCTTACGGGATATAATTAGGCATCAAAGGCATTTAAAGCCAATACGTTCGGGTGATAAGACGCGGGATTTATCCATAGAATATTCTCATCCCCTCTGGTTAGTAAAACGCTGGCTTAAGGAACTGGGAGAAGAGGAAACCAAAAGCCTGTTACAGGCCAACAACCGGCAGGCCCGGGTCATTATCCGTCCGAACAGGCTGAAAACGGGGGTTTTGGAGCTACAGGAGAAACTACGATCATCGGGCTTCAAGGCCTCGGCCAATAAATACATCTCAACCGCCTTGGAAGTGGAAAACCCGGCGGTGCTGGCCGATGATCCGCTGTTTGGCCAGGGATATTTTTATTTTCAGGATCCTTCCGGCCAGGCGGTTTCTCTGCTGGCCCAGGCCGGGCCAGGAAATGCTGTCTTGGACCTGTGCGCCGCCCCGGGAGGCAAGGCCAGCGCGGCGCTGGAACGGATGAAAGATTCAGGGTTACTTCTGGCCGTGGACCTTTCGGAGCAGAAGCTTTCCCTGATAAAGGAGAATTTTACCCGGCTGGGATTGAAGTCATATTCCCTGATCTGCGCCGATGCCGCAAATTTTGTCAGCCGTAAAAAGTTCGATCTGGTACTGATAGACGCGCCCTGCAGCGGGCTGGGTGCGCTTAGGCGTCGGTTAGACATCAGGTGGAGGATCAAGGAGCAGGATATAGTCCGGCTGGCCCGGCTGCAGTTCAATATCCTCAACAATGCGGCCGGCTTGGTCAAACCCGGCGGGGCCATGGTCTACAGCACCTGCACTTTGACCCCGGAGGAGAACCGGGGAACAATCAAAAAATTTTTGGCCAAAAACCCGGAATTTATCCTTGACGATGCCGGACAATTCATTTCCCAGGAATTAGTGAAGGATGGGTTTTTCAGCAGCTGGCCCCATCTCCACGGCATGGACGGAGCCTTTGCCGCCCGGCTGCTGAAAGCTAAATCCTGAACCATAAATCAGAAAAAGCAAACGATACTCAATGTCAATCAACAAAACAGAGGACGCAGAACAGATTGATTGATTGATTGATTGATTGGGATTTGATGTTTGGAATTTAGTTAGAAATTAAATATTAGAAACTTAACACTTTTGGAGTATGCCAATGCCTATTTACGAGCAGAGCAGCAGCAAAAAGCCGGTGGTAGCGGCCATCATTTCGGGCGCCCTCAGCGGACTTATTATGAGCGTGCTTTTTTGGGGCGTGATCCAGCCCATCCTGGACATGTCCGAGGTCCCGGATGTGACCGGCAAGAAAGTGGAGATCGCCAAGTCCATCTTAGAGGGCCGGGGATTCCGGGTCTACCAGGAGGATGCCATCAATGATCCCACCGTACCCGAAGGGGCGGTCAGCAAACAGGACCCGGTGCCGGGCGGCAAGGTGCGCAAGGGTTCCACCGTTAAGGTCTGGCCCAACGGCGGAGGTTCCACGGTGCCTTCGCTGCAGGGGATGCTCCTGCCCCAGGCCACGGTGATGCTTCAGCAGGCCGGATTGAAACTGGGACAGGTAACCATGCAGCCCTCGGACTCCGTTCCCAAAGATGCGGTGATCTCCAGCAACCCGCCTTTCAACAGCAAGACCCAGAAGGACAGTCCGGTGGATCTGTTAATCAGCGCCGGGGCCGGCGAGGTCGCGGTGCCGGCGGTGAAAGGTTATGGCAAAAGCCGGGCCCAGGAGCTGATCAAGCAGACCGGGCTTAACCTGGGCAGCGTCCGTTATATTTATGACGAAGAGCACGATCCGGGACTGGTGGTCAGGCAGGATCCCCAGGCTGGCTCCAAGGCGGCCAAGGGCTCCAACGTCAGCATCTGGGTGACCACCGACATCGAACCCGAAGAATAAAGATGGCCGGCATTTTCAAAACATATCCCAAATTCTGGCGGACCGTCCTGATCCTGGCCGCGGTATTCCTGTTTGGGTTTTTGCTGAGCAACTTTGTGATGATGCCCTGGGTGGCGCGGCGGGGAGCGGTGGTGGAGATGCCCGACCTAAAAGGTCTGACCTTCGACCAGGCCAAAGAATTTCTTTCCCAAAAGGGCCTGGAAATAATGCTAGCCGGATGGCAATACGACCCCGGCATCCCCGACAGTTCGGTGTCCCTGCAGGAGCCGGAACCCAAGATGATGGTCAAGATCGGGCGCAAGGTAAAGGTGGTCTTAAGCCGGGGCACCGAAAAGATCACGGTGCCTTATCTGGTGGGGCTTTCCTCGGTCCGGGCCATAAATCTATTGGACCGGAGCGGGCTTAAAGTGGACGGCATCGACAGCCTGGCCAGCGACTCGGTGGCTTTGGGCTGCGTGGTCTGTTCCAATCCGCCGGCCGGCGCCCAGCTGACCAAAGAGAGCGGGGTAAAACTTACCTTAAGCAGCGGCCCCACCGAAGGCAAGATGCTGATGCCGGACCTGATGGGCAAGAAACTGGCCGAGGTCCAGGGTTCGCTGGTGGCCCAGGGCTTGGTGATTGGCCAGATCAAGTACCTGCCGGGCCAGTCGGCCGAGCCAGGCACTGTAATCATGCAGGCTCCCCAGCCGGGCTTTGTGATCAAGAGCGGGGACACGGTAAACATGGCGGTGAGCGCCAACTGAGAGACTACAAACAAAAAATAAAATTTCAAAAATAAAAAACCTGGAACGATTTTTGATCTTTTATATTTTATATTTTATATTTTGAAGATGACCCTAATCGCAGCATCGCTGTTGTCGGCGGACTTTGCCGAACTTAAGAACGAGATCCGCTCGGTGGAACAGGGCGGGGCCGACTGGCTGCATCTGGACGTGATGGACGGGCACTTTGTGCCAAATCTGACCTTCGGACCTTTCATCGTGGAGGCCGTCAAAAGGGTCTCCCGGCTGCCGTTGGACGCCCACTTGATGATCACCGACCCCTTAAAGTACGCCCCGGAATTCGCCAGGGCTGGCGCCGATTACATCACGATTCACGCCGAAGTGATAGACGACCTTAGAGCCGCGGTGGGACAAATCAAAAAACTTAAGGTGAAGGTCGGTCTGTCGGCGAACCCCGAGACTCCGCTGGACAAGGTACTGCCGGTGATCGGCGAGATAGATCTTTTCTTAGTAATGAGCGTCCACCCCGGTTTCAGCGGGCAGAAGTTCATGCCCGAGGTTTTGGACAAAGTGCGGACACTCAAAAAGCTAAAGGACCAGGGAAAGACCCAGGCCCTGATCTCCATAGACGGGGGCATCAACCGGCAGACATCGGGACAGGCGGTTAAGGCCGGGGTTGAAGTGTTGGTGGCCGGAGCGGCCATCTTCGGGGCGGTTAACAGGAAGCAAGAGATCAAGGCCATACGGGCGGGCCAAACATAAATGCTGGAAAGGTTCTAAAAGATATAAATGGCAGTTGATCCCAAAGCTTTCAGCCTGATAAGCTACGGCATGTACATAGTCTCCAGCTTCGGCCCCGGCAGGCTGAACGGCCAGATAGCCACCACAGTCTTTCAGGTAACATCCGAGCCGCCGATGATGGCGGTCAGCCTGAACTGCCAGAACTACACCAACGAGTTGATAAAGGGTTCCCAGAAATTTTCCGTTGCAGTTCTGTCCCAGGAGGCCCCCCTGACCCTGATCGGCACCTTCGGTTTCAAGTGCGGCCGCCAGGTGGACAAGTTCAGCGGGATGAAATACGAGATCTGCTCCAGCGGCAACCCCAAACTGCTGGAATACAGCCTGGCCAATTTTGACGTCGAGGTTACCCAGACAGTGGAGCTGGGCAGCCATACGCTTTTCATCGGGAAAGTGGTGGAATCACAAATACTGGCCGAGGGGCATCCCATGACCTACGAATACTATCATAAAATAAAAGGCGGCAAGACCCAGCAAAACGCTCCTTCGTATATCAAGGGTTAGGATTTCATTTTCGCTAAATTATCGAAACAGCACGAAATAATATTAATATTATCGTGTCTTTAGCGGGGGAAATATAAAGTGGGAGAGGCGCCATGAAAAAGTACACCTGCACAGTCTGCGGATATGAATATGACCCGGTGGCCGGCGATCCCGACAACGGGGTAAAACCCGGGACCACTTTCGAAAACCTTCCCGACGACTGGGTCTGCTCGGTGTGCGGGGCCGACAAGGATGCCTTTGAAGCCGAATAATAAGCCAGCCTGAGATGAGCAGAGAACTAAAGAAAAACATATAC from candidate division TA06 bacterium includes:
- a CDS encoding flavin reductase family protein, coding for MAVDPKAFSLISYGMYIVSSFGPGRLNGQIATTVFQVTSEPPMMAVSLNCQNYTNELIKGSQKFSVAVLSQEAPLTLIGTFGFKCGRQVDKFSGMKYEICSSGNPKLLEYSLANFDVEVTQTVELGSHTLFIGKVVESQILAEGHPMTYEYYHKIKGGKTQQNAPSYIKG
- a CDS encoding DUF116 domain-containing protein, giving the protein MSNDKKIFLSLSLLSLLLLAGAVAALFWLVVPRLQQLGGWLFYVAVIAAVLFLLVVSGGLFLLFLSAITEKDFLFPHGKKQVTVKVLYPINLMLGYLLGIGREKIGESFVAFNNALVRASRKRLDPARILILLPHCLQLADCPHRVTSDIKNCQRCGKCPLAGLAGIAGETGAQISVATGGTLARRVIVETRPTAILAVACERDMVSGIHDVYPIPVYGILNQRPHGPCRNTQVGMDQVVQGLSVLLGREAKWNQGK
- the rsmB gene encoding 16S rRNA (cytosine(967)-C(5))-methyltransferase RsmB, translating into MESREIALKVLSKADTDVSYYDQALKKYLDDSQLSLPDRALAHELTAGVLRHRMWLDWVLDQSLTKGMKSLTPWEQNILRLGLYQIAKLDRIPPFAAVNESVNLSKRYGRKSTIGLTNAVLRDIIRHQRHLKPIRSGDKTRDLSIEYSHPLWLVKRWLKELGEEETKSLLQANNRQARVIIRPNRLKTGVLELQEKLRSSGFKASANKYISTALEVENPAVLADDPLFGQGYFYFQDPSGQAVSLLAQAGPGNAVLDLCAAPGGKASAALERMKDSGLLLAVDLSEQKLSLIKENFTRLGLKSYSLICADAANFVSRKKFDLVLIDAPCSGLGALRRRLDIRWRIKEQDIVRLARLQFNILNNAAGLVKPGGAMVYSTCTLTPEENRGTIKKFLAKNPEFILDDAGQFISQELVKDGFFSSWPHLHGMDGAFAARLLKAKS
- a CDS encoding SUMF1/EgtB/PvdO family nonheme iron enzyme yields the protein MAGNVWEWVNDWYQSDYYSVSPASNPTGPTTGARRVLRGGSWYFPSTSLRAGVADCCRSANRSGNDPDYGDNNSGFRPAK
- the rpe gene encoding ribulose-phosphate 3-epimerase yields the protein MTLIAASLLSADFAELKNEIRSVEQGGADWLHLDVMDGHFVPNLTFGPFIVEAVKRVSRLPLDAHLMITDPLKYAPEFARAGADYITIHAEVIDDLRAAVGQIKKLKVKVGLSANPETPLDKVLPVIGEIDLFLVMSVHPGFSGQKFMPEVLDKVRTLKKLKDQGKTQALISIDGGINRQTSGQAVKAGVEVLVAGAAIFGAVNRKQEIKAIRAGQT
- a CDS encoding methionyl-tRNA formyltransferase, producing MRIVFIGTPAFAVPTLEAIHQKGHEILAVFAQPDRPSGRGRSIAFSPVKQRALELNLPVCQPATLKTLPTHSGEGHASHTQGGPIQTISNLKPDVLVVVAYGLLLPQNILDIPKHGAVNLHPSLLPKYRGAAPINYALLKGDKVTGITSVLMNSKMDAGDIILQEEAPIEADENAGELESRLAKLGADLIVRSLEVMKAGRPEFRKQDESLVTFAPKLSPADGQIDWKRTSAEIQNQVRGMTPKPGAFAMFKEKRLEILETRPENGKRKTENESLPGRIVSVGKDKGPVIKTGDGAVILLKVKPQGKKEMSGRAFVNGYRIAPGQSLGQ
- a CDS encoding PASTA domain-containing protein, whose amino-acid sequence is MPIYEQSSSKKPVVAAIISGALSGLIMSVLFWGVIQPILDMSEVPDVTGKKVEIAKSILEGRGFRVYQEDAINDPTVPEGAVSKQDPVPGGKVRKGSTVKVWPNGGGSTVPSLQGMLLPQATVMLQQAGLKLGQVTMQPSDSVPKDAVISSNPPFNSKTQKDSPVDLLISAGAGEVAVPAVKGYGKSRAQELIKQTGLNLGSVRYIYDEEHDPGLVVRQDPQAGSKAAKGSNVSIWVTTDIEPEE
- a CDS encoding PASTA domain-containing protein, whose translation is MAGIFKTYPKFWRTVLILAAVFLFGFLLSNFVMMPWVARRGAVVEMPDLKGLTFDQAKEFLSQKGLEIMLAGWQYDPGIPDSSVSLQEPEPKMMVKIGRKVKVVLSRGTEKITVPYLVGLSSVRAINLLDRSGLKVDGIDSLASDSVALGCVVCSNPPAGAQLTKESGVKLTLSSGPTEGKMLMPDLMGKKLAEVQGSLVAQGLVIGQIKYLPGQSAEPGTVIMQAPQPGFVIKSGDTVNMAVSAN
- a CDS encoding rubredoxin; its protein translation is MKKYTCTVCGYEYDPVAGDPDNGVKPGTTFENLPDDWVCSVCGADKDAFEAE